Proteins from one Sphingomonas sp. HF-S4 genomic window:
- a CDS encoding antibiotic biosynthesis monooxygenase, producing the protein MQSKAPFVAMQAGSGNGERVATWLREALTPIAEEPETRDWFALRFGPDNFAIFDTFDGNRGRLVHLLGKVGRGLVVRTFTMLSGLPDIAMTDVVAARVSPGDQRLTGAVRTHWIAGDGQGRNLEAALVEELEHATIGEGTARYVLRLRDDDFLLLDFAAQGASVPDVSERLSASGRVASPPVQAEILAYKLGSLETALSPSALRATSAAR; encoded by the coding sequence ATGCAGTCGAAGGCGCCGTTCGTGGCGATGCAGGCCGGCTCCGGCAATGGAGAGAGAGTCGCGACATGGCTGCGCGAGGCGCTGACCCCGATCGCCGAGGAGCCCGAGACCCGCGACTGGTTCGCGCTGCGCTTTGGGCCGGACAACTTTGCGATCTTCGATACGTTCGACGGCAATCGCGGGCGGCTGGTGCATCTGCTGGGCAAGGTGGGCCGCGGACTGGTGGTGCGCACCTTCACGATGCTGAGCGGCCTGCCCGACATCGCGATGACCGACGTCGTCGCGGCACGCGTATCGCCGGGCGACCAACGCCTCACCGGCGCGGTGCGGACTCACTGGATCGCAGGCGACGGACAGGGCCGGAACCTGGAAGCGGCATTGGTCGAGGAACTGGAACACGCGACGATTGGCGAGGGCACCGCCCGCTATGTGCTGCGCCTTCGCGATGACGACTTCCTCCTGCTCGACTTCGCCGCCCAGGGTGCGTCGGTGCCCGACGTGTCGGAACGCCTGTCGGCATCGGGCCGGGTGGCAAGCCCGCCGGTGCAGGCGGAGATACTCGCCTACAAGCTCGGCTCACTGGAGACGGCGCTCAGCCCATCGGCGCTTCGAGCGACCTCGGCGGCACGCTGA